AGGCATCCCATATATGTTTGCTGTGCCAAAGAAATTCGACTGACCGGCTGTGCTGTTTTGGGCCAGAGGACTGGCCTGTCCGTTGACGGATAGGGCCGGCGAGGTCTGTGGAAAGTTCAAAGAGTTCAATGACATCGGCTCCCTCAAAGCTGTTGCGGATAAACATTCTGCAAACAGAGGTGAATTCCTGCAGTGTCACGAGGGCCGGCCGATTCCGCTCCCCGATTCCGGTCCCGTATTCATCGCTTCTTCTATTTTAAATCTCCCAAGAGAAACAGTTTACTAGAGTGATAATCTTCACGGTCGCCTCATATGTATCAGGCATGGGACAAAGGTCTCGAGAGAGACGGAAGAAGACCACCCACGGAATGAGGCGGTACTGATGAACGACATTCTACAGTCGATCCGTCAGACAGTGAAACACGGACTGGCCATCGTACTGTTCACATTGCTTTTACTTGGCATGATGGGTGCTGCTCTTGGCTTGTTTTCAGCTGGAATTAGCGCTTTGACGGATCATCAGAATCCAACGTCGGCCGTGCCAACACTGGGGACACGCACAGGAGGGAGTGGCCGCGCCGCGTCCCCAGCATTGTCACAACAAGGCTCAACTCAAGGCGGTATTCAAGGCGGTATTCAAGGCAGTGTTCAAGGCAGTGTTCAAGGTGGTAATGCTTCGGGTGGTACTCAGGGTGGGATTCAAACGGGTGGTACTCAGGGTGGTACGCAAGCTGGTGGTGCTCAAGGTGGCAGCCTGGCCAATCCGCAAGTTGGCTCTGGACAAAATTACACACCATCAGGGTCCGGAGCAGCAGGTGCGAGCCAAACACCATCGACGGCACAAACGGGTCAAGACCTGGCAAACCGTTTGAGTGAGCAACTGCGGAACATGCAGAGTCCCGTCACTGGAAGGTTGGACTCTGGCGGTGTGGCGCTTGGAAATCAAGTACAGACCATGTTCGGGCACTTTCTCTCCGGGTTGCTGCAAACACTCTTTGTAGAACAGGCGAATGGCAGCCAGTCGTCTGTGCAAGGAAGTGGCTACGCGCAAGGGGGCGGTGGTGGCCAAGGCATCGGGACGGGTCAAACGGGTCAGACGACTCCATCAGGAACAGGCAGCGGTCAGGCCAGCGGTGCCGGTCAGGGTACGGGTACAAATTGAAAGCGACATTTGGCCAGGGACACCCCTTTGACCCATTTGACCCATTTGACCCCTTTGCACCCCTTTCGCGTCCGCGTTCACACGAAGCTCGCATTTAAGTTGTTTTAGGAGGACCACCCACCATGTCAATCGCTTTGGAATCGCGCCGCAAATGGTTAAGAATCGCGCTGCAAATTCAGGTCATCTCCGTGCTCTGGACCGTCATTGAAGCGGCGGTTGGAGCGGTGGCAGCGCAGCTTAGCGGCAGTCTTGCCGTCTCTGCATTCAGCGTGGACAGCGCCATCGAGCTCGTCTCCGGCATTGCGTTGCTGCTGCGCTTTGTCATCGAAATGCTGTCATCTGCAAAGTCGAGTGAGGCACGGGCATCGGTGCCAGAACGCATGGCAACAGGCGTGGTCACCTTTTGCCTGTTTGGTCTTGCTGCTTTTATTTCTTGGCGATCCGGTCAGGCCTTAGCCACACGCCACCCAATGCAGGTGAGCACCATTGGACTCATCCTGGCTGGCCTGTCAAGTGTCATTTCCCCGTGGTTGGCAAGGATGAAGCGACGTGTCGGGATGAAACTTGACAGCCACGCTTTAATCGGTGATGCCGCATGCACGATGACATGTGCCTATATGGCGTGGGTCTTGTTGCTCGGACTCGGAATGCAGTGGCTGTTTGGATTTTGGTGGGTCGATCCGCTTGCGGCACTCGGTATTCTGTACTTCGTGCTGTATGAGGCGTGGGATTCGTTTGCGGCCCTTCGAAGCGGCACCGTGCATATCCATGACGGCCTCCATCACCACTCGGGTTGATTGGCGTGTCGTCCACCCCATGCCTGTGTCATTTTTCACAGATCAGCCTGATGAGCATCGTGAGGTGATTTGTCTGGTGCAGATGACTCTCTTTCAGTCATCGAGCAAGTTGCTAGGGAATTCGGCGAATTTACCGTGATCCCCGTGGTTTATTGGGAAGAAAGTGAGATAGCGGATCGGATCAAGCCCTATCTGTCGGAGGTCGATGCCTGGCTTTGCAGCGGCCAGGTACCGTTCTGGATTTCCAAGGAACTTCAAGTGGAGCGCCCGATTTTTTATACGAGGCACTCTAGTGAAGGCCTGTACAAGGTGCTTTTGTATCTATCCCACGAACAAGGGCTACATATTTCCGATCTCAGCTTTGATACGCTGAGTCCCGATACCATGAACGGGCTGTTGTCAGAGATAGGTGTCGATGCGAAGCTCCACCTAAAACACTACACCGGTGTCATTCATTCCGAAGAGCTTGTTCGGTTCCATCAGGCGCTGTGGGAACAGGGACAAACGAAGGCCGTTGTCACATGTTTGCGATCCGCCCAGCTGAAGTTGCAGCAACTCGGCATTCCGGCGATGCACATCACACCGACGAAGAGCGAAGTGCGACAGGTACTCGAGACCATGGCCAAGACGTTAAATCTCTTGGCGTCGCGTGATGCCCAGGTTGTAGTTCAGCTCATTCACCGGTCGCAAACCGGAACAGACGTAACGGAACAGGTGTTGGATGCAGCCATCCATCGATACGCTCGTCACTTGCATGGAACGACACAGCAGGTACACACAAATCGGTGGGCCGTTTACACAACCCGCGGTGTCATCGATGAAATTACGAGTCGCTTTACACAACGTCCTCCATTTGCGAAGGTCACGGCGCTCGCAGATGACGCCGTCTGTGGAGGTATGGGGGTAGGGGCAACCGTTCGAGAAGCATTAGACCGGGCCCGGTTGGCACTGGAACAGGCGCAAATTTACGGCCCGGGGAACTGGGCGTCCGCTCTCGAGACGAACACAATCCTGGCCCCGCTCGGAGAACAGAAATATCTGCTCCCCTTGGACTACGGCCGAGAGGATTTACAACAGTTAAGCGGTGAGGTGCCTTTGAGTGCACTCACACTGTCCAAAATTGCAAGTGTACTGACCAAGCGTAAATCGACGCGGATCACGGTGAACGAATTGGCGGAGTATTTCAACATCCTCCCGCGCAGTGCACGTCGAATCTTACTGCGGCTTGAAGAACATGGACTACCCTCCTTCTGAGTATTTTTGCACGCCGCGCAGTTAGCAAACCGGGTGCTTTCGCCGGGATTCTTGTCGGCGTGGCCATGGTCGTGTATTTTACCATGACCAAACAATCGCTGCTTCTCGGTCTGAACACAGGTTTCTGGGCACTCCTTGTGAACTTCATTGTGGTTTTGGTTGTCTCCGCAGCTAGGAGTGACGTGTCGCGCAACCATGCCACCAGCAGTGCTGTATAGTCCGATGTGAAGTCGGTCGTATGGCGGCATCTACCCATACGATATCGTCCGCCCATTGTCGTGCGCGAACTCAGAATGATATAATGAGGAACGT
The Alicyclobacillus curvatus genome window above contains:
- a CDS encoding cation transporter, whose translation is MESRRKWLRIALQIQVISVLWTVIEAAVGAVAAQLSGSLAVSAFSVDSAIELVSGIALLLRFVIEMLSSAKSSEARASVPERMATGVVTFCLFGLAAFISWRSGQALATRHPMQVSTIGLILAGLSSVISPWLARMKRRVGMKLDSHALIGDAACTMTCAYMAWVLLLGLGMQWLFGFWWVDPLAALGILYFVLYEAWDSFAALRSGTVHIHDGLHHHSG
- a CDS encoding ArsR family transcriptional regulator; this translates as MSGADDSLSVIEQVAREFGEFTVIPVVYWEESEIADRIKPYLSEVDAWLCSGQVPFWISKELQVERPIFYTRHSSEGLYKVLLYLSHEQGLHISDLSFDTLSPDTMNGLLSEIGVDAKLHLKHYTGVIHSEELVRFHQALWEQGQTKAVVTCLRSAQLKLQQLGIPAMHITPTKSEVRQVLETMAKTLNLLASRDAQVVVQLIHRSQTGTDVTEQVLDAAIHRYARHLHGTTQQVHTNRWAVYTTRGVIDEITSRFTQRPPFAKVTALADDAVCGGMGVGATVREALDRARLALEQAQIYGPGNWASALETNTILAPLGEQKYLLPLDYGREDLQQLSGEVPLSALTLSKIASVLTKRKSTRITVNELAEYFNILPRSARRILLRLEEHGLPSF